In Zygosaccharomyces rouxii strain CBS732 chromosome D complete sequence, one DNA window encodes the following:
- a CDS encoding uncharacterized protein (some similarities with uniprot|Q03640 Saccharomyces cerevisiae YML072C TCB3 Contains three calcium and lipid binding domains localized to the bud green fluorescent protein (GFP)-fusion protein localizes to the cell periphery mRNA is targeted to the bud via the mRNA transport system involving She2p C-terminal portion of Tcb1p Tcb2p and Tcb3p interact), with protein sequence MRVRDTKMSLDFDPSIPNTDTAVVQVLDPESLRPVNAGTAVSNRTQAVLRRSRDESVNAELNLHPGTNYTGRLTFVSGEKLGRKARLHVSLACNGKIKVLHRTKAMQCDKKGIAYYEETFGFQAPPEASLIFGGTSYHLMRRDEHLGIAQIPLDDPSVNRGKLISTNLDKGIVNFRLNYPVAEVEEEPEAQHFLSDYRYPDDESQYEEKMYGKNVVV encoded by the coding sequence ATGAGGGTACGGGATACTAAGATGTCATTGGATTTTGATCCCTCCATCCCCAATACGGACACTGCTGTTGTTCAAGTGCTCGACCCAGAATCACTACGTCCCGTCAATGCTGGAACTGCAGTTTCAAATAGAACACAAGCTGTACTACGGAGAAGTCGTGATGAAAGCGTTAATGCTGAATTGAATCTTCATCCTGGTACTAATTATACAGGTCGGTTAACTTTTGTTtcaggtgaaaaattgggcCGTAAAGCTAGGTTGCACGTTTCACTAGCATGCAACGGTAAGATCAAAGTTCTACACAGGACAAAGGCTATGCAATGTGATAAGAAGGGTATTGCCTATTACGAGGAAACTTTTGGATTTCAAGCTCCGCCTGAAGCAAGCTTAATCTTTGGTGGAACATCATACCATTTAATGCGAAGAGACGAGCATTTGGGAATCGCGCAAATTCCCTTGGACGATCCATCTGTTAATAGAGGTAAACTAATCAGTACCAATCTGGATAAAGGCATAGTTAATTTTAGACTCAATTATCCGGTTGCcgaagtggaagaagaaccCGAGGCACAACACTTTCTCTCTGATTACCGGTAtcctgatgatgaatcGCAATACGAGGAAAAAATGTACGGAAAAAATGTAGTTGTATGA
- the RUP1 gene encoding Rup1p (similar to uniprot|Q12242 Saccharomyces cerevisiae YOR138C RUP1), which translates to MNAQQSLIEMGITPEVAQRALQQTHGNLEAAVNYIFSGEVSDDQPVNQPQSAPMPGFAPGSLSGVMTNQIDDDEDDDSSSSERELSPPLPPRDSPGFSGMSEGVEIEIQSPKKSLVTDPTVVIPLPHSLFENYFALFSLSMCQYLPHLMAKPELGDLMYNPKWAQGSSDPSTSFIQQLQRLCSVVNASFSDRCYVSAKLFAAVLDAPLKRKLAEAEHLHEVLPSFIRSLIHALEECGCYAEDQIRSLFVSSALSSECKSLLSVLQFMPEEYESSLYAMFNALLYPELEEGEESGNSLLDLAPVLTIVFDEMDADTEVTSNRGVDVPLEFYPQLYTKSVKDAIVRPLQQQRKAAQERSRQVLAEMNGLKSYQGKDTLKFINSTLDYLQRDNQSKEIIDKLESLKNSIADHKTQRKNEYKELSQKLHGEWNLSHPTYLINEAMERGLIDEPYLLAMVVLSPGHYLQRSRSGQWKMIRTDSNMIRISDCAPSQVQATIRQHTTFPSKTPLMLLYVKSSHVSVDTIVSKSLESNEGITNFLRIDQEELNKE; encoded by the coding sequence ATGAATGCTCAACAATCGTTGATTGAAATGGGGATCACCCCTGAAGTTGCTCAAAGAGCTTTACAACAAACTCATGGTAATCTCGAAGCTGCCGTGAACTATATCTTTAGTGGTGAAGTGTCAGATGATCAGCCCGTAAATCAACCTCAGAGTGCCCCCATGCCGGGGTTTGCACCAGGCTCTCTAAGTGGAGTCATGACGAATCAAATAGATGATGACgaggatgatgatagtTCATCGAGTGAACGTGAGCTCTCTCCACCACTACCTCCAAGGGATTCACCTGGTTTTTCAGGAATGAGTGAAGGTGTAGAAATAGAAATCCAGTCGCCAAAGAAATCTCTGGTCACCGATCCAACTGTTGTAATACCGTTACCACACTctttatttgaaaattatTTTGCACTTTTTTCGCTTTCGATGTGTCAGTATTTACCACATTTAATGGCGAAACCCGAATTAGGTGATTTGATGTACAATCCTAAATGGGCACAGGGCTCCTCGGATCCATCGACTTCTTTTATCCAACAGCTACAAAGATTGTGCAGTGTTGTGAATGCGTCTTTCTCTGATCGTTGTTACGTATCCGCTAAATTATTTGCCGCTGTACTAGATGCGCCcttgaaaagaaaactggCCGAAGCTGAACACTTACACGAAGTTTTGCCTTCATTTATTAGATCGCTAATTCATGCTCTGGAGGAATGTGGTTGCTATGCGGAGGACCAAATTAGATCGCTTTTCGTCTCGTCAGCATTATCATCAGAATGTAAATCTCTACTATCAGTGTTACAGTTTATGCCAGAAGAATATGAATCAAGCCTTTACGCTATGTTTAATGCATTACTATACCCggaattagaagaaggtgaagaaagTGGGAATTCGCTTTTGGATTTAGCACCTGTTCTAACGATTGtgtttgatgaaatggatgCAGATACCGAAGTAACCTCTAATAGAGGTGTAGATGTACCGCTAGAATTTTACCCACAACTATACACTAAAAGTGTCAAAGATGCGATAGTGCGCCCcttacaacaacaacgcAAAGCGGCTCAGGAGAGATCAAGACAAGTTTTAGCGGAAATGAACGGTTTAAAGAGTTATCAAGGTAAGgatactttgaaatttatcaacaGCACTCTAGACTATCTACAGCGTGATAATCAATCGAAGGAAATTATCGATAAACTGGAATCGTTAAAGAATTCTATTGCTGACCATAAGACTCAACGAAAGAATGAATACAAGGAACTGTCACAGAAGTTACATGGAGAATGGAATCTTTCACATCCTACATATCTGATCAATGAAGCTATGGAGAGGGGTTTAATTGATGAACCATACCTGTTGGCAATGGTAGTTCTTTCACCTGGTCATTACTTACAGAGATCTCGCTCAGGCCAGTGGAAAATGATTCGTACAGATTCAAACATGATAAGGATTTCAGATTGTGCTCCAAGTCAAGTACAGGCCACCATTCGTCAACATACAACGTTCCCCTCCAAGACACCACTAATGCTGTTGTACGTCAAAAGTTCACATGTTTCAGTGGATACTATTGTTTCTAAAAGCCTCGAATCTAACGAGGGCATCACCAACTTTTTACGCATCGATCAAGAGGAACTAAATAAAGAATAA